In Moorella sp. Hama-1, a single genomic region encodes these proteins:
- the modA gene encoding molybdate ABC transporter substrate-binding protein codes for MRVSKSVTLLLGLLLFGVLALAGCGSGKGQDQEGRAGTDNKAGNAAGRSLVVYSGAGLKNPVEEIGAAFQAQTGLKLTYTFGGAAQLNNQILLSKQGDVYLPGDIAELKPVKEKDLVAWEKNVVYHIPVLAVPKGNPAGIHRLADLGRPGVKVALGDPQANPIGKLADQLLQKHGLLETVNKNVVVRTPTANELVVYLSTRQADAAVIWEENYQGAKDKLEVVPVPELKDYVKTVPVAVLSCSQEKATARQLAEFFTSPAAYQIWQKWGYKPVSQ; via the coding sequence GTGAGGGTTTCAAAATCTGTCACGCTATTACTGGGTTTACTTTTGTTCGGGGTGCTGGCGCTGGCCGGCTGCGGTAGCGGTAAAGGCCAGGACCAGGAGGGCCGGGCAGGAACGGATAATAAAGCGGGCAACGCGGCCGGGCGCTCCCTTGTCGTTTATAGCGGCGCCGGCCTCAAAAACCCCGTTGAAGAAATTGGAGCCGCTTTTCAAGCCCAAACCGGGTTAAAGCTTACTTATACCTTTGGCGGCGCAGCCCAGCTTAACAACCAGATTTTGTTGAGCAAGCAAGGTGATGTCTACCTGCCGGGGGATATAGCGGAATTAAAACCTGTTAAAGAGAAAGACCTGGTAGCGTGGGAAAAGAATGTCGTTTACCACATCCCGGTGCTGGCGGTGCCGAAGGGCAACCCCGCCGGCATCCACAGATTAGCCGATCTAGGGCGGCCGGGAGTGAAAGTAGCCCTGGGGGACCCCCAGGCCAACCCTATCGGCAAGCTGGCCGACCAGCTCCTGCAGAAGCACGGCCTTCTGGAGACCGTCAATAAAAATGTGGTAGTCAGGACGCCAACGGCAAACGAACTGGTGGTCTATTTGAGCACCAGGCAGGCCGACGCTGCCGTGATCTGGGAAGAAAATTACCAGGGCGCTAAAGATAAGCTCGAGGTGGTACCGGTACCTGAATTGAAGGACTATGTAAAAACAGTGCCGGTGGCGGTGCTGAGCTGTTCACAGGAAAAGGCGACGGCCCGGCAGCTGGCTGAATTTTTCACCTCGCCGGCGGCCTACCAGATCTGGCAAAAATGGGGATACAAGCCGGTATCCCAGTAG
- a CDS encoding Rossmann-like domain-containing protein: protein MQFLEGIREKFGRLVKVSHLTGEEEIQVVSARPLTPEEAIGRPERQDFPLLKGKETMIQANFKEACGQAYTDMPGNYQGTLKEVLALPLRNNYERAIFIATLNAVMRHLKLVDKTIHCRDQEPGRCAACLVEYVRERFGTPRIAFIGLQPAMVASLAGHFPIRVTDLDPDNVGQRKGGVMIEDARHTEEIIAWSDLVLATGTTAVNDTLAAIVGRKPVIFYGVTISGIACLAGYEQYCSFGH from the coding sequence ATGCAGTTCTTAGAAGGTATCAGAGAGAAATTTGGCAGGCTGGTAAAAGTCAGCCACCTTACTGGGGAGGAAGAAATCCAGGTGGTCAGCGCCCGGCCCTTGACCCCCGAGGAAGCCATTGGCCGGCCGGAACGACAGGACTTTCCCCTTTTAAAGGGCAAAGAAACTATGATCCAGGCTAACTTTAAAGAAGCTTGCGGCCAAGCTTACACCGATATGCCGGGGAATTACCAGGGCACCCTGAAGGAAGTTCTGGCCCTGCCGTTACGCAACAACTACGAGCGGGCCATATTTATTGCCACCTTGAATGCCGTCATGCGGCACCTGAAGCTGGTAGATAAGACCATTCACTGCCGCGATCAAGAACCGGGCCGGTGCGCCGCCTGCCTGGTAGAATACGTCCGGGAGCGTTTTGGTACCCCCCGCATTGCCTTTATCGGCCTGCAGCCGGCCATGGTGGCCAGCCTGGCCGGTCATTTCCCCATCCGGGTAACCGATCTGGACCCAGATAACGTCGGGCAACGCAAAGGCGGGGTGATGATAGAAGATGCCCGGCATACAGAAGAAATTATTGCCTGGAGCGACCTGGTTTTAGCTACCGGTACTACAGCGGTAAATGACACTTTGGCGGCAATAGTCGGCCGGAAGCCGGTAATTTTTTACGGGGTAACCATCAGCGGCATAGCCTGCCTGGCCGGCTACGAGCAGTATTGTTCTTTTGGGCATTGA
- a CDS encoding ABC transporter ATP-binding protein — protein sequence MILAVDGVEFSYNSHAVLQDIEFTLARGEFLAILGNNGAGKSTLLKCLNKILKPRRGTILIAGENILKLNQLEVARRIGYVAQRYESGRVTVFDAVLLGRKPHIKWDVTPADLEIVHRVLRLLGLEEFSLRYLDELSGGEQQKVIIARALAQEPAVLLLDEPTSNLDLKNQLEVLRTVQNAVREQNLAAVVVMHDLNLALRFADKFLLLKNSTIFACGGLEVMTPANLAAVYGVPVTVAMMEGVSVVVPL from the coding sequence ATGATCCTGGCCGTAGACGGGGTGGAATTCAGCTACAACAGCCACGCTGTTTTGCAGGACATAGAATTTACCCTCGCCCGGGGCGAGTTTTTGGCCATCCTGGGCAACAACGGCGCGGGCAAATCCACCCTCCTCAAATGCCTGAATAAGATCCTGAAACCCCGGCGGGGGACGATCCTGATTGCCGGAGAGAACATCTTGAAACTCAACCAGTTAGAAGTGGCCCGCCGGATAGGATACGTGGCCCAGCGCTACGAAAGCGGCCGGGTTACCGTCTTTGACGCCGTGCTTTTAGGCCGGAAACCCCACATCAAATGGGATGTCACCCCTGCGGATCTGGAAATCGTGCACCGGGTTTTACGCCTCCTGGGCCTGGAGGAATTTTCATTACGTTATCTTGATGAACTGAGCGGCGGGGAACAGCAAAAGGTGATTATCGCCCGGGCCCTGGCCCAGGAGCCGGCAGTCTTGCTCCTGGATGAACCCACCAGCAACCTGGACTTAAAAAACCAGCTGGAGGTTTTACGCACCGTCCAAAACGCCGTCAGGGAACAAAACCTGGCGGCCGTGGTGGTCATGCACGACCTTAACCTGGCCTTGCGTTTCGCCGATAAGTTTTTGCTCTTGAAAAATAGCACTATCTTCGCCTGCGGAGGGCTGGAGGTCATGACGCCGGCGAACCTGGCCGCTGTTTATGGTGTCCCGGTCACCGTGGCCATGATGGAGGGTGTTTCGGTGGTTGTACCGCTGTAA
- a CDS encoding FecCD family ABC transporter permease, which yields MRQAAMLDIAQSYQRYTRRKVLIIGLLTLLSVLLGVYAINAGSAELTPGQVLMTLLGQLEGRSQVIIWNIRLPRVLAALTAGSGLAVAGCVMQNILRNPLASPFTLGVSQGAAFGAAVAILALGAGSTSSTGADAVLINNPYLVTSFAFLGALAATLVILFLSRYKGVSPEAMVLAGVALGSLFSAGTIILQYFASDVQVAAMVFWTFGDIGRASWRDLGVMAAVTGAGLLYFMANRWNYNALDSGAETAKGLGVSVESIRLAGMFVASLITAALVAFLGIIGFIGLVGPHLMRRVIGGDHRFLIPAAGVMGGLLLLAADTLARTVMKPVVLPVGAVTSFMGAPLFLYLLSRGYSRR from the coding sequence ATGCGCCAGGCAGCGATGCTCGATATAGCACAAAGCTACCAGAGATATACCCGCAGGAAAGTCCTGATCATTGGCCTCCTGACCCTGTTGAGCGTTTTACTTGGCGTTTACGCTATTAACGCCGGTTCAGCCGAGCTGACCCCGGGCCAGGTGCTGATGACCCTCCTGGGTCAGTTAGAAGGCCGGTCTCAGGTGATTATTTGGAATATCCGGCTGCCCCGGGTGCTGGCGGCCTTAACCGCCGGGTCGGGCCTGGCCGTAGCCGGCTGCGTGATGCAAAATATCCTCCGTAACCCCCTGGCCTCGCCCTTTACCCTGGGGGTTTCCCAGGGGGCGGCCTTCGGCGCCGCCGTGGCCATCCTGGCCCTGGGGGCGGGCAGCACCAGCAGTACCGGCGCCGACGCGGTGCTCATCAACAACCCTTACCTGGTGACTTCCTTCGCTTTCCTGGGCGCCCTGGCGGCGACCCTGGTCATCCTCTTTCTCTCACGCTATAAAGGGGTATCACCGGAAGCCATGGTCCTGGCCGGGGTGGCCCTGGGCTCCCTTTTTTCCGCCGGAACCATCATCCTGCAGTATTTCGCCAGCGACGTGCAGGTAGCGGCCATGGTCTTCTGGACCTTTGGCGATATCGGCAGAGCCTCCTGGCGCGACCTGGGGGTCATGGCTGCGGTGACCGGCGCCGGATTGCTCTACTTTATGGCTAACCGGTGGAATTACAACGCCCTGGACAGCGGCGCGGAAACGGCGAAGGGGCTGGGCGTCAGCGTAGAAAGTATCCGGCTGGCGGGGATGTTCGTCGCCTCTTTAATCACCGCCGCTTTGGTCGCTTTCCTGGGCATCATCGGTTTTATCGGCCTGGTCGGCCCCCACCTGATGCGGCGGGTCATCGGCGGCGACCACCGCTTTTTAATCCCGGCGGCCGGTGTCATGGGCGGGCTGTTGCTCCTGGCCGCCGATACCCTGGCCCGGACTGTTATGAAGCCGGTGGTCCTGCCGGTGGGCGCCGTTACCTCCTTTATGGGCGCCCCTCTCTTCCTTTATCTTCTCTCCAGGGGGTATAGCAGGCGATGA
- a CDS encoding iron ABC transporter substrate-binding protein → MVLFLLAGCGPKAPAPEAGAPRTKITDLAGREVEVPVPAKRVVAIGPGALRLVCYVNGAGKVVGVENLEKQQSAARPYILAHPELQDKPVIGQGGPNSTPDAEKLISVQPDVIFVAYLVDRSQADELQARTKIPVVVLSYGQLATFDEDVYKSLQLIGQITGNEGRAGEVVKFLQDCQQDLKGRTKDMPADKKPRVYVGALGMKGAHGIESTQAGYPPFTAVNARNVVDETGKTGSVMIDKEKLLTWDPDIIFIDEGGFSLVQEDYRKNPQFYQSLSAFRKGQVYGQIPYNNYTTNIDTALADAYYAGKVIFPESFRDIDPAQKADAIYQFLLGRPLYAQVAGAYGGFKKLDLLKP, encoded by the coding sequence ATGGTTTTATTTCTTCTGGCTGGTTGCGGGCCTAAGGCCCCTGCGCCGGAAGCAGGGGCACCCAGAACGAAGATAACCGACCTGGCCGGCCGGGAGGTGGAGGTTCCCGTCCCGGCCAAGAGGGTTGTAGCTATTGGCCCGGGCGCCCTGCGGCTGGTCTGTTACGTCAACGGTGCCGGCAAAGTGGTGGGCGTCGAAAACCTGGAAAAGCAACAATCCGCCGCGCGGCCGTACATTTTAGCCCACCCCGAATTGCAAGATAAGCCCGTAATCGGTCAGGGCGGGCCCAACTCGACCCCGGACGCGGAAAAATTGATCAGCGTTCAACCCGACGTGATTTTTGTGGCCTACCTGGTGGACCGCTCCCAGGCCGATGAGCTCCAGGCCCGGACGAAAATCCCGGTGGTGGTGCTGAGTTACGGCCAGCTGGCCACCTTTGATGAGGACGTCTATAAATCGCTGCAGTTGATTGGCCAGATCACCGGCAACGAAGGGCGGGCCGGGGAAGTGGTCAAGTTCCTCCAAGATTGCCAACAGGACCTAAAGGGGCGGACTAAAGATATGCCGGCGGATAAGAAGCCCCGGGTTTACGTGGGCGCCCTGGGCATGAAGGGAGCCCACGGCATCGAGAGCACCCAGGCCGGGTACCCACCCTTTACCGCCGTCAACGCCCGGAACGTAGTGGACGAGACGGGTAAGACGGGCAGCGTCATGATCGACAAGGAAAAACTCTTAACCTGGGACCCCGACATCATCTTTATCGACGAGGGCGGTTTTAGCCTGGTACAGGAAGATTACCGAAAGAACCCCCAATTCTACCAGTCCCTCAGCGCCTTTCGTAAAGGCCAGGTTTACGGCCAGATACCCTACAACAACTACACTACCAACATCGATACCGCCCTGGCCGACGCCTATTACGCTGGTAAAGTGATCTTTCCTGAGAGTTTTAGGGACATCGATCCAGCGCAAAAAGCCGACGCCATCTACCAGTTCCTTTTAGGCCGGCCTTTATATGCCCAGGTAGCCGGAGCCTACGGCGGATTTAAGAAGCTGGACCTGCTTAAGCCTTAA
- a CDS encoding FmdE family protein produces the protein MNSLPDDWKRAVAFHGHTCPGLAIGYRAAKIALRELTSDRASDEELVAIVETDACGVDAIQVLTGCTLGKGNLIYRDYGKHVFTLGDRKSGAAVRVAFNGGAWQEDKEYKNLRARVFSGQATPEEREAYGRCQEQRWQQILTAPEGELFKVEQVELDLPPRARLFHSVTCAFCGEPVAEVRARIREGRLACIPCAEQYSRGWGVISPA, from the coding sequence ATGAATTCCTTACCAGATGATTGGAAAAGGGCGGTGGCCTTTCATGGGCATACCTGTCCCGGCCTGGCTATCGGTTACCGGGCCGCTAAAATCGCCCTGCGAGAATTGACGAGCGACCGGGCTAGTGATGAAGAACTGGTGGCTATCGTCGAAACCGACGCCTGCGGCGTGGATGCCATCCAGGTCCTGACCGGCTGTACTTTGGGTAAAGGCAATCTCATCTACCGGGATTATGGCAAGCATGTCTTTACCCTTGGCGACAGGAAATCGGGTGCTGCCGTCCGGGTGGCCTTCAACGGCGGCGCCTGGCAGGAAGACAAGGAGTACAAGAACTTGCGGGCCAGGGTCTTTAGCGGCCAGGCGACACCGGAGGAAAGGGAGGCCTATGGCCGCTGCCAGGAACAACGGTGGCAACAAATCCTGACGGCGCCGGAAGGGGAATTATTTAAGGTGGAGCAGGTTGAGCTGGACCTGCCACCCCGGGCCCGCCTTTTTCATTCCGTGACCTGCGCCTTTTGCGGCGAACCGGTGGCGGAAGTACGGGCCAGGATCAGGGAAGGCCGCCTGGCTTGCATCCCCTGCGCGGAGCAATACAGCCGCGGCTGGGGCGTTATATCCCCTGCCTGA
- a CDS encoding Fur family transcriptional regulator produces the protein MSAGVVLDEEKFRKSDRRLTPQRQAVLQAFLELSREHPTAESIYKVARRYCPTVGVATVYRSLDLFVQMGLIQKAPSLNGTARYETQKVPHNHFVCLKCGRIYEFHKAQRPAADGEIEKKGFQVLNASTIFFGYCPACR, from the coding sequence ATGTCTGCGGGGGTAGTTCTGGACGAGGAGAAATTTCGCAAAAGCGATCGGCGTTTAACACCCCAGCGCCAGGCGGTACTTCAAGCCTTCCTGGAATTATCCCGGGAACACCCCACGGCAGAATCTATTTACAAGGTAGCCCGCAGGTATTGCCCGACGGTAGGGGTAGCCACTGTCTACCGCTCATTAGATCTCTTCGTTCAGATGGGCCTTATTCAAAAGGCACCGTCCCTGAATGGGACGGCCCGCTATGAGACCCAAAAAGTTCCGCATAATCACTTTGTTTGCCTCAAGTGTGGCCGTATTTACGAGTTTCATAAAGCGCAAAGGCCTGCAGCAGATGGGGAGATAGAAAAAAAGGGTTTTCAGGTTCTCAATGCGTCGACGATTTTCTTTGGTTATTGCCCCGCCTGCCGTTAA
- a CDS encoding iron-sulfur cluster assembly scaffold protein: protein MYGELVLDHFLNPRNVGIIKDADGMGTMGDPGCGDYLCVYIKVQDNRLIDVKFQVHGCPAAIATSSILTEIAKGKTLAEGLQITDADVAAAIGGLPEIKLHCSNLGASALHEAIRNYQARLKAGG, encoded by the coding sequence ATGTATGGGGAACTGGTTCTCGATCATTTTTTAAATCCGCGTAATGTAGGCATCATTAAGGATGCGGATGGTATGGGCACTATGGGCGATCCTGGCTGCGGCGATTATTTGTGTGTTTATATCAAAGTTCAGGATAACCGTCTGATTGACGTTAAGTTTCAGGTACACGGGTGCCCGGCGGCTATAGCCACCAGCAGTATCCTTACAGAAATAGCTAAAGGAAAAACCCTGGCGGAAGGCTTGCAGATTACTGATGCTGATGTGGCGGCAGCCATCGGCGGTTTACCGGAAATTAAGCTGCACTGCTCCAACCTGGGCGCCAGCGCCCTGCATGAAGCCATTCGTAACTATCAAGCCAGATTGAAGGCAGGTGGATAG
- a CDS encoding DUF1847 domain-containing protein: protein MNTKSRTEAAGYGVWTRLEEIMEFSRRAGFRKLGRAFCAGVREEVKRMLWIPKE, encoded by the coding sequence ATGAATACCAAAAGCCGGACTGAGGCTGCCGGCTACGGCGTCTGGACACGGTTGGAAGAAATCATGGAGTTTTCCCGGCGAGCGGGTTTTCGTAAGTTGGGACGGGCTTTTTGTGCGGGAGTAAGAGAAGAAGTCAAACGCATGCTGTGGATACCAAAAGAGTAG
- a CDS encoding DUF4405 domain-containing protein encodes MHKWRVNYFADLALFLGTLGLALSGFITWLIVPAGRYGRRGFAPGFIFSRQGWLEIHCLLALVTVGLVLVHLYLHWDWIAGMSRRIFGGRDKLR; translated from the coding sequence TTGCACAAATGGAGGGTTAATTATTTTGCTGATTTAGCCCTTTTCTTGGGTACCCTGGGTTTAGCCCTTTCAGGCTTTATCACCTGGTTAATAGTCCCAGCGGGGAGATATGGCCGGCGCGGTTTTGCTCCCGGCTTTATTTTTAGCCGCCAGGGATGGCTAGAGATACACTGTTTGCTGGCGCTAGTGACGGTGGGCCTGGTTTTAGTTCATCTTTACTTGCACTGGGATTGGATTGCAGGTATGTCCAGGCGTATTTTTGGCGGCAGGGATAAGTTGCGTTAA
- a CDS encoding pyridoxamine 5'-phosphate oxidase family protein, protein MAKLNTEIKNVIAKQGVFPVATASKEGIPNVVPMTFVKVYDDDHLLVVDNFMEKSKDNLKNNPYIAVCTWNLEDKQAYQIKGKATIHTSGQVFDDAVAWVKQAMPALHPQSAVLVEVTNVYICQPGDTLGKEL, encoded by the coding sequence ATGGCCAAATTGAATACGGAAATTAAAAATGTAATCGCAAAGCAGGGAGTTTTTCCGGTAGCTACTGCGTCTAAAGAGGGAATACCCAATGTGGTGCCGATGACTTTTGTCAAAGTGTATGATGACGATCATCTTTTAGTCGTGGATAATTTCATGGAGAAATCCAAAGACAATCTTAAAAACAATCCTTATATCGCCGTATGCACCTGGAATCTAGAAGATAAGCAGGCCTACCAAATAAAAGGAAAAGCCACTATCCATACTTCAGGTCAGGTTTTCGACGATGCGGTGGCCTGGGTCAAGCAGGCAATGCCAGCACTGCATCCCCAATCCGCTGTGCTTGTCGAAGTTACTAATGTTTATATTTGCCAACCTGGCGATACCTTGGGTAAAGAATTATAA
- a CDS encoding radical SAM protein: protein MDNNMEIRFMKCSICERACVIPAGKTGACGLYKNNGQEITELYPNNYLVVCPISIETMPMLHFYPGGKFLQISTAGCNFNCNGCIATVIAREMDPASRALRKLAPEEVVSEAIKNDCIGIAFLMNDPLASLPTFIKVAGAAKSRGLLVGCSTNAYFTETSLAQIISDLDFINVGVKGLSDQAYRGCGGSTVEPVLRNIKKLYESGIHVEISCIYQRHNEEEILSLARHIAQISKDIPLQIMRFIPLENADPKLEPSIREAEKLYQRLKKNLSYIYLFNSPGTDYLNTFCPNCGETIYKRDFYGPMGAKLRLADAGLIRGNTCPGCGQELKNIRGILAKTKFQEGDFQGGYPFTRALEMMEAILITMGVSDKKKVLQVWEEVLCNNMLSQLHRDLQNLQTYMQTIRYFGRVIRLEDRAEELASYLEERVSLVATGLRFSSNKPRVYYAMGKPLFCIKGERFENQLVEAAGGISVNKEIEGSGRPGRKISAAELNALNPQIIFISAFISAPVEDFYADCCAAGVDVEAVRNKRIYNHPAPGWDFGSPRWVLGLMYMANILHPEIFNFDVFAAAEEFYQRFYATDFSISDLNRSFGKPSNKWMWK, encoded by the coding sequence ATGGATAACAATATGGAAATAAGATTTATGAAGTGTAGTATTTGCGAAAGAGCTTGCGTGATTCCAGCAGGCAAAACAGGGGCGTGCGGTCTTTATAAAAATAACGGGCAAGAAATAACGGAACTTTATCCCAATAATTATCTCGTTGTTTGTCCGATTTCGATCGAAACAATGCCCATGTTGCATTTTTATCCCGGAGGTAAGTTCCTCCAGATTAGCACTGCAGGGTGCAATTTTAATTGCAATGGGTGCATTGCCACGGTCATCGCCAGAGAAATGGATCCTGCCAGCAGAGCCTTGCGTAAACTAGCGCCGGAAGAAGTAGTGAGCGAAGCAATAAAAAACGATTGTATTGGAATTGCTTTTCTGATGAACGATCCCCTGGCTTCCTTGCCAACCTTTATTAAAGTCGCCGGAGCTGCCAAAAGCCGCGGCTTGTTGGTAGGTTGTTCTACGAACGCCTATTTCACTGAAACATCATTAGCTCAAATAATTAGCGATTTGGATTTTATCAATGTCGGTGTTAAAGGCTTGTCTGACCAGGCTTATCGTGGCTGTGGCGGTAGCACGGTCGAGCCGGTTTTACGCAACATAAAAAAGCTTTATGAAAGTGGTATTCATGTTGAGATCTCGTGTATCTATCAACGCCATAATGAAGAAGAGATTTTAAGTCTCGCCCGGCATATAGCTCAAATATCTAAGGATATACCCCTGCAGATAATGCGGTTTATACCGCTGGAAAATGCCGATCCTAAATTGGAGCCTTCAATACGGGAGGCGGAAAAACTTTACCAGCGCTTGAAAAAAAATCTTAGTTATATATACCTTTTCAATTCTCCCGGCACCGATTATCTGAATACCTTTTGTCCTAATTGCGGGGAAACCATCTATAAGCGGGACTTTTATGGGCCAATGGGGGCCAAACTGAGATTGGCAGATGCGGGTTTAATCAGAGGAAATACGTGTCCCGGGTGTGGGCAAGAATTAAAAAATATTAGAGGAATATTAGCAAAAACGAAGTTTCAGGAAGGTGATTTTCAAGGGGGTTACCCTTTTACCAGGGCTTTAGAAATGATGGAAGCAATATTAATTACCATGGGTGTTAGCGATAAAAAGAAAGTATTACAGGTTTGGGAAGAGGTACTTTGTAATAATATGCTGTCGCAACTACATCGTGACCTCCAAAACCTGCAAACGTACATGCAAACAATCAGATATTTCGGCAGGGTAATCCGGCTCGAAGACAGAGCTGAAGAATTGGCGTCCTATCTGGAAGAAAGAGTTTCTTTGGTTGCAACAGGTTTGCGTTTTAGCAGCAATAAACCCCGGGTATATTACGCCATGGGCAAACCGCTTTTTTGCATCAAAGGGGAACGTTTTGAGAATCAATTAGTAGAAGCGGCAGGCGGAATTAGCGTTAATAAAGAAATAGAAGGCAGCGGCAGGCCGGGCAGGAAAATTTCAGCGGCGGAACTGAATGCCCTCAACCCGCAAATCATATTTATCTCAGCATTTATATCTGCTCCTGTTGAAGATTTTTATGCCGATTGTTGCGCGGCCGGTGTGGACGTCGAAGCGGTAAGGAATAAAAGAATATACAATCATCCGGCTCCGGGTTGGGATTTCGGGAGTCCCAGGTGGGTATTGGGTTTGATGTATATGGCCAATATTCTTCACCCCGAAATATTTAATTTTGATGTTTTTGCCGCGGCAGAAGAGTTTTATCAGAGATTTTATGCGACGGATTTTAGCATATCCGATCTCAATCGCTCCTTTGGCAAACCTAGTAATAAATGGATGTGGAAATAG
- a CDS encoding class I SAM-dependent methyltransferase has product MEINVEEFDRVAREVFAPVYPVIAEQIKQKTGITRGRCLDIGCGGGYLGIALAGITELYIYLFDQSPEMLKKATRNIAGYGLQKKARTLLGDVHEIPLKDQSVDLVISRGSIFFWENQQKAFQEIYRVLAPQGAAFIGGGFGNAELKKLIDARMVQKDRNWQERINKNIGENAVESFVKTLGAAGISKFEINRGEAGLWITIWK; this is encoded by the coding sequence GTGGAGATTAATGTCGAAGAATTTGATAGGGTCGCCCGGGAGGTATTTGCTCCGGTTTATCCTGTCATTGCGGAACAAATAAAACAAAAAACAGGCATAACTAGAGGGAGATGCCTGGATATCGGCTGCGGTGGCGGTTATCTGGGGATTGCCCTGGCTGGTATTACCGAATTGTATATATACTTATTTGATCAGTCTCCTGAAATGCTGAAAAAAGCGACACGAAATATCGCCGGTTATGGTTTGCAAAAAAAAGCCAGAACGTTGCTTGGTGATGTCCACGAAATCCCGTTAAAAGATCAATCGGTGGATCTTGTAATAAGTAGAGGGTCAATATTTTTTTGGGAAAATCAGCAAAAGGCGTTTCAAGAAATATACAGGGTACTCGCTCCCCAGGGCGCAGCCTTTATTGGCGGGGGCTTTGGTAATGCCGAACTAAAAAAGTTAATTGATGCCAGGATGGTGCAAAAAGATAGAAACTGGCAGGAAAGAATTAACAAAAATATTGGCGAGAATGCTGTGGAGAGTTTTGTAAAGACATTGGGGGCAGCGGGAATCTCTAAATTTGAAATAAACAGGGGTGAAGCCGGATTATGGATAACAATATGGAAATAA
- a CDS encoding MOSC domain-containing protein — MIQLQPGDFAENITVQGINLEGVMVGVRLSVGEAIVEIVEVMQIGKQEDEPSSLFFPGPAPLRTEGIYCRVIKSGWVKEGDRITLSGGHGGIGFLCS; from the coding sequence ATGATACAATTGCAACCTGGTGATTTTGCCGAAAACATTACCGTTCAGGGCATTAATTTAGAAGGAGTTATGGTGGGGGTTAGACTTTCAGTGGGAGAAGCAATTGTTGAGATTGTTGAGGTTATGCAAATCGGCAAGCAGGAAGATGAACCTTCGAGCCTCTTTTTTCCGGGGCCGGCACCTTTAAGGACGGAAGGTATTTATTGCCGGGTGATAAAGAGCGGCTGGGTAAAAGAAGGTGACCGAATAACCTTAAGCGGAGGACACGGAGGAATAGGATTTTTATGCTCATAG
- a CDS encoding ArsR/SmtB family transcription factor — translation MKGIDFMKAEFFKALAHPTRVRIINFLFYGERCVCELIDELELEQPNVSQHLAILRKQDLVDTTKKGLQVFYRITDPRIITLMKLVEEIIVEKLINDTIATW, via the coding sequence ATGAAAGGCATTGATTTTATGAAGGCTGAGTTTTTTAAAGCCCTGGCCCATCCAACGAGAGTAAGAATAATAAATTTTTTGTTCTATGGTGAGCGATGCGTATGTGAATTAATAGATGAACTTGAGTTGGAACAACCTAATGTTTCGCAGCACTTGGCCATTTTACGCAAGCAAGATCTCGTTGATACCACCAAAAAGGGTTTGCAGGTATTTTATCGTATTACTGATCCCCGAATAATTACGTTGATGAAATTAGTCGAAGAAATTATTGTTGAGAAACTCATTAATGATACAATTGCAACCTGGTGA